One genomic region from Lineus longissimus chromosome 6, tnLinLong1.2, whole genome shotgun sequence encodes:
- the LOC135489675 gene encoding WD repeat-containing protein 91-like — protein sequence MATMAGKMDDLVKEYLVFRGLSTTMKSFDTELKLEKDKEFRADKIIDQLHSYVNSYDLISLRDYWNYLDSHIFSRLEQTYTSSIRKLEVSLYRWYLVNDVLTNRPDKVTEFFEKMAPEIQSQSEWKEWFALPFVKNPEENSTFSTYFRKQWQDTFFLSLHNFLSVIFQSMPLPGLLMFDEEKLKLRRLQDEIEYLRRQITNPDQRLRDFRGLHEKKNVLPITDHAFELMDDFFDISQEPPLEDCESQGVLKSIVKKITTTAKPSPTILRKTSPGSSSKPGPGGTTGQVKENQKSSPKDVNDYKIKGSHVAASVLVRGKVSSTAAPHTFHKKQPRQPEDHDKQRRELLGLMESKTTKPEGSDTSKRRSELIRKEATPVSRQMSEPVGMSQVPTSFESRKVKLPTEDLPESAETELPFLLLSQEEYNEHHSSILHCRFSESGKVIASLDVDGIVKIWSLDPSPATMATIMSKSPLMCFEWASKMDRFLLLGNKTSKLRLFDIKEKKNLIEVTADSAYPRISALAYSPSGTQFACAASGRGRGGNNGVETGPRLGRMSLWDLKTMKMDREIPMSPNPVAINCMAFNHNGHLLIAGGVDGMIGLFDVQKSECISTWGAHIGEVYSVQFSPDEMSCYSMGGDGKLIEWSIHKTGIKIADWAVHSGAAGPFVMQKPEGYKQMQTPRGKLFAFDAEGQHILTCAQTGGQMYALDRKLGAQKMMLLRGHKAPVVTCDWSTAIDCRTCLTGAMDGNVVVSTLLRH from the exons atggccacTATGGCTGGAAAAATGGACGATTTAGTCAAAGAATACCTCGTTTTTCGTGGTCTAAGTACCACGATGAAGAGTTTTGATACggaattgaaattggaaaaggaTAAAGAGTTCAGA GCAGATAAGATCATTGATCAGTTGCATTCATACGTAAACTCGTATGACCTAATATCACTGAGAGATTATTGGAACTACCTGGATTCCCACATATTTTCAAGATTGGAGCAGACATATACCAGTAGCATCAGGAAATTGGAAGTTAGTTTATATCG ATGGTATCTAGTGAATGACGTTTTAACAAACCGACCTGACAAAGTGACCGAATTCTTTGAGAAGATGGCACCAGAGATTCAGAGCCAGAGTGAATGGAAAGAATGGTTTG CGCTACCCTTCGTTAAGAACCCAGAGGAAAACAGTACATTCTCAACATACTTCAGGAAGCAGTGGCAGGACACATTTTTCTTGTCATTACATAATTTCCTGAGCGTCATCTTTCAAAGCATGC CCCTGCCCGGTCTCCTAATGTTCGATGAGGAAAAGCTCAAGTTAAGAAGATTACAGGATGAGATCGAGTACCTGAGGCGTCAAATTACCAACCCCGATCAACGCCTGAGAGATTTCCGTGGTCTACATGAGAAGAAGAATGTCTTGCCGATTACCGACCATGCGTTTGAACTCATGGATGATTTCTTTGACATATCTCA GGAACCACCTCTTGAAGATTGTGAATCACAAGGAGTCCTCAAGTCCATTGTAAAGAAGATAACAACAACAGCGAAACCATCGCCTACCATCCTGCGCAAGACGTCACCTGGTAGTTCATCAAAGCCAGGCCCAGGGGGCACCACAGGTCAAgtaaaagaaaatcaaaagtCGTCACCAAAGGATGTAAATGACTACAAAATAAAGGGATCACATGTGGCAGCTTCTGTACTGGTTCGGGGGAAGGTGTCTAGTACGGCAGCCCCGCATACCTTTCATAAGAAACAGCCCCGGCAGCCAGAGGATCATGATAAGCAACGCCGCGAGCTCCTTGGTCTCATGGAATCAAAGACAACTAAG CCTGAGGGCTCTGACACGTCTAAGCGGCGGAGTGAattgatcaggaaagaagccACCCCAGTCTCCAGGCAGATGAGTGAGCCAGTGGGCATGTCACAAGTCCCTACTTCATTTGAATCAAGAAAAGTTAAACTACCTACTGAAGACTTGCCTGAATCAGCAGAGACGGAGCTGCCCTTTCTGCTTCTCAGTCAG GAAGAATACAATGAACATCATTCCTCCATACTGCATTGCCGATTCAGTGAATCGGGAAAAGTCATTGCCAGTTTGGATGTAGATGGCATAGTCAA AATTTGGTCTCTTGATCCTTCCCCTGCTACCATGGCAACTATAATGTCAAAGTCGCCCTTGATGTGCTTTGAATGGGCTAGCAAAATGGATCGCTTT TTATTACTTGGAAACAAGACCAGTAAACTCAGGCTATTCGACATCAAAGAGAAGAAAAATCTCATTGAAGTTACAGCGGATTCCGCCTACCCAAGGATATCAGCCCTAGCCTACAGTCCTTCAGGCACACAGTTTGCTTGTGCAGCATCTGGGCGGGGTCGAGGAGGAAACAATGGTGTGGAGACTGGACCAAGACTTGGCAGGATGTCGCTGTGGGACCTGAAAACGATGAAAATGGATCGTGAAATTCCGATGTCGCCAAATCCTGTGGCTATAAACTGTATGGCGTTCAATCATAATGGACATCTTTTGATTGCCGGTGGAGTGGATGGCATGATAGGATTATTTG ACGTGCAGAAGTCTGAGTGTATATCAACGTGGGGGGCTCATATTGGAGAAGTCTACTCTGTCCAGTTCAGCCCTGACGAGATGAGCTGTTACAGTATGGGAGGAGATGGAAAG TTAATCGAATGGAGCATCCATAAGACAGGGATCAAGATAGCCGACTGGGCCGTTCACAGCGGGGCAGCCGGACCATTCGTCATGCAGAAACCAGAAGGTTATAAACAAATGCAGACGCCGAGAGGAAAGTTGTTTGCATTTGATGCAGAAGGACAACATATTTTAACTTGTGCTCAAACTGGTGGACAAATGTATGCG CTGGACAGAAAGCTTGGTGCTCAGAAGATGATGCTGCTCAGAGGTCACAAGGCTCCGGTCGTGACTTGTGATTGGTCGACAGCTATCGATTGCCGCACGTGTTTGACGGGTGCAATGGATGGAAATGTTGTCGTCTCAACGTTGTTGAGACATTGA
- the LOC135489102 gene encoding uncharacterized protein LOC135489102 isoform X1, translating to MQNANQGQQNWGQGYGGNMAGGAGTGGGTGSVAVPGTAPTGGQAMNPQASAQMYQQYAQAMAAYGQQQNFGNWSGQNMQGQGYGGGANTGGNFGWNQGGQWGNQGGMNQGQNQMWNQNQQGQGQGNFQGGNRGGMNQQGWGNNNMPMGNQGGGGGNANQRGQWGNIGNQNSGGNWGNQNQGRSPKQGGGNWNQMDGGGDDDDEWDNESMDGSVGQKRKHRGGQKLRNRRMLQDQRQQEKRGGGNKQVGSTNPNPNKRQRIAMGIENPNGISQGGNQGGNRNKWGKGGGGGGVGGKQKERGGGQWGQKQQKPPGLQHQANQWGEGSPADMQNIQNRITKIADRVTKKLAMANSDEDKFDFIEEFIKESAETRGEALFKFETILNKMKMMSTLVFLRDPNNSSVCRLYINDIYIAQGFGLNQTKSKGNCYAMSDDLFKERNWRSKLVCDEKLRQDTFLNDDVDITFISYPEEHKTLETTQFNCPQWVTSEWSGIVLLEKTGVFQGANGILKQSAEFNKMVLEYDYVEPEKSVCKCQVLIQNTCLGKAEKSKRNKAKSAASHEALKKIKETNWTIKIIRTEFPACGNIVRRKTPMVVQPIEEDSTKAKTEDDDEKKDGKIEPKLSLDDFLKMDGEEAKKEVTESTELAQTTMEEDEVNESGFTPPKANLTPSDVYTEEELNTRNTEFYAWAAPQTALDKLVTMIDAYKAKDSVDDLILSGFNVDERHHVLNYCKYIGLACAPKRWYDDVYLFISLILEPQVLLDRIMALGGKTDKYELVPPTGTEEPVVDDEMAEVQAAMAYVPEQTNGKASETDVKTGVEAEVETKVETEVETAVETATETAVETAAETAVETAVETAAETAVETTAETAVETAAETAVETAAETAVETAAETAVEMAAETAVETAVETEEPKAAE from the exons ATGCAGAACGCAAACCAAGGTCAGCAAAATTGGGGCCAAGGATATGGAGGCAACATGGCGGGTGGCGCGGGCACTGGAGGTGGCACAGGTTCAGTTGCTGTCCCTGGTACTGCTCCCACCGGTGGCCAAGCAATGAATCCCCAAGCATCGGCACAGATGTACCAGCAGTATGCCCAAGCAATGGCAGCTTATGGTCAGCAGcaaaattttggaaattggaGCGGACAGAACATGCAGGGCCAGGGGTATGGTGGTGGTGCCAATACTGGTGGGAACTTCGGCTGGAACCAAGGCGGTCAGTGGGGTAACCAAGGTGGTATGAACCAGGGCCAGAACCAGATGTGGAATCAAAATCAGCAGGGGCAAGGCCAAGGAAACTTTCAGGGTGGGAATAGAGGAGGAATGAATCAGCAGGGTTGGGGGAACAACAATATGCCAATGGGGAACCAGGGAGGCGGAGGTGGTAATGCAAACCAACGCGGTCAGTGGGGCAACATTGGAAATCAGAATTCTGGTGGAAATTGGGGGAATCAGAATCAGGGCAGGTCTCCAAAACAAGGTGGTGGAAACTGGAACCAAATggatggtggtggtgatgatgatgatgagtggGACAACGAATCCATGGATGGCAGTGTTGGTCAAAAGCGCAAGCATCGGGGTGGGCAGAAGCTTCGGAATAGACGGATGCTACAGGACCAGCGACAGCAAGAGAAACGTGGCGGTGGAAATAAACAAGTCGGTAGCACCAATCCAAATCCAAATAAGAGACAGCGGATTGCCATGGGCATAGAAAATCCAAATGGTATTAGCCAGGGAGGAAACCAGGGCGGAAACCGCAACAAGTGGGGTaaaggtggtggtggtggtggtgtaggTGGTAAACAGAAAGAACGTGGAGGTGGCCAGTGGGGACAAAAACAGCAAAAACCACCGGGTCTGCAACATCAAGCAAACCAATGGGGCGAAGGAAGCCCAGCCGATATGCAGAACATTCAAAACAGAATCACAAAAATTGCTGATAGAGTCACCAAAAAGTTGGCCATGGCCAATTCTGATGAAGACAAATTTGACTTCATTGAGGAATTCATCAAGGAGTCGGCCGAGACCCGAGGTGAGGCGCTGTTCAAGTTTGAAACAATCCTCAACAAGATGAAAATGATGTCGACCCTTGTGTTCTTGCGTGATCCGAATAACTCGTCAGTCTGCCGATTGTACATAAATGACATTTACATTGCCCAGGGTTTCGGCCTGAACCAGACAAAGTCGAAAGGAAATTGTTACGCGATGTCTGATGATTTGTTCAAAGAGCGTAACTGGCGTTCGAAACTGGTATGCGACGAGAAGTTGCGTCAAGACACATTCCTAAACGACGATGTTGACATAACATTCATCAGCTACCCTGAGGAGCACAAGACGCTTGAGACGACACAGTTCAACTGTCCGCAGTGGGTGACTTCCGAGTGGTCTGGCATCGTTTTGTTGGAGAAGACTGGTGTATTCCAGGGAGCCAATGGTATCCTGAAGCAGAGTGCTGAGTTCAATAAGATGGTCCTTGAATATGATTACGTGGAGCCTGAGAAATCGGTTTGCAA GTGTCAGGTGTTGATCCAGAACACATGCCTTGGCAAGGCTGAGAAGTCCAAGCGGAACAAGGCAAAGAGTGCAGCGTCGCACGAAGCTCTGAAGAAAATCAAGGAGACGAATTGGACTATCAAG ATCATAAGGACGGAATTCCCTGCGTGTGGGAATATCGTGCGCAGGAAGACACCAATGGTTGTTCAGCCTATCGAGGAAGATTCTACAAAAGCTAAGACTGAAGACGATGATGAGAAAAAGGACGGCAAAATCGAACCAAAGCTTTCGCTCGATGATTTCCTGAAAATGGATGGAGAGGAGGCTAAAAAGGAGGTCACCGAGTCGACAGAACTGGCTCAAACCACCAtggaagaagatgaggtgaATGAGTCTGGGTTCACCCCACCGAAAGCCAATCTCACCCCCAGTGATGTCTACACCGAGGAGGAGTTGAATACAAGGAATACGGAATTCTACGCGTGGGCCGCTCCGCAGACTGCACTGGATAAGTTGGTGACCATGATCGACGCATACAAAGCAAAGGATAGCGTCGATGATTTGATCCTGTCCGGTTTCAATGTTGATGAGCGGCACCATGTTTTGAATTACTGTAAGTATATCGGTTTGGCTTGTGCTCCAAAGAGGTGGTATGATGATGTGTATTTGTTCATCAGTTTGATCTTGGAGCCCCAGGTTCTGCTCGACAGAATTATGGCGCTCGGTGGGAAGACTGATAAATATGAGTTGGTTCCGCCCACTGGTACTGAGGAGCCTGTTGTTGATGATGAGATGGCTGAGGTTCAGGCAGCCATGGCATATGTCCCAGAACAGACAAATGGAAAAGCTTCTGAAACTGATGTTAAAACTGGTGTTGAAGCTGAAGTTGAAACCAAAGTTGAAACTGAAGTTGAAACAGCTGTTGAAACGGCCACTGAAACAGCAGTTGAAACGGCTGCTGAAACAGCAGTTGAAACAGCAGTTGAAACAGCCGCTGAAACAGCAGTTGAAACGACTGCTGAAACAGCAGTCGAAACGGCCGCTGAAACAGCAGTCGAAACGGCCGCTGAAACAGCAGTCGAAACGGCCGCTGAAACAGCAGTTGAAATGGCCGCTGAAACAGCAGTTGAAACAGCAGTTGAAACAGAAGAGCCAAAGGCTGCTGAGTAG
- the LOC135489102 gene encoding uncharacterized protein LOC135489102 isoform X2 — MQNANQGQQNWGQGYGGNMAGGAGTGGGTGSVAVPGTAPTGGQAMNPQASAQMYQQYAQAMAAYGQQQNFGNWSGQNMQGQGYGGGANTGGNFGWNQGGQWGNQGGMNQGQNQMWNQNQQGQGQGNFQGGNRGGMNQQGWGNNNMPMGNQGGGGGNANQRGQWGNIGNQNSGGNWGNQNQGRSPKQGGGNWNQMDGGGDDDDEWDNESMDGSVGQKRKHRGGQKLRNRRMLQDQRQQEKRGGGNKQVGSTNPNPNKRQRIAMGIENPNGISQGGNQGGNRNKWGKGGGGGGVGGKQKERGGGQWGQKQQKPPGLQHQANQWGEGSPADMQNIQNRITKIADRVTKKLAMANSDEDKFDFIEEFIKESAETRGEALFKFETILNKMKMMSTLVFLRDPNNSSVCRLYINDIYIAQGFGLNQTKSKGNCYAMSDDLFKERNWRSKLVCDEKLRQDTFLNDDVDITFISYPEEHKTLETTQFNCPQWVTSEWSGIVLLEKTGVFQGANGILKQSAEFNKMVLEYDYVEPEKSVCKCQVLIQNTCLGKAEKSKRNKAKSAASHEALKKIKETNWTIKIIRTEFPACGNIVRRKTPMVVQPIEEDSTKAKTEDDDEKKDGKIEPKLSLDDFLKMDGEEAKKEVTESTELAQTTMEEDEVNESGFTPPKANLTPSDVYTEEELNTRNTEFYAWAAPQTALDKLVTMIDAYKAKDSVDDLILSGFNVDERHHVLNYCKYIGLACAPKRWYDDVYLFISLILEPQVLLDRIMALGGKTDKYELVPPTGTEEPVVDDEMAEVQAAMAYVPEQTNGKASETDVKTAVETATETAVETAAETAVETAVETAAETAVETTAETAVETAAETAVETAAETAVETAAETAVEMAAETAVETAVETEEPKAAE; from the exons ATGCAGAACGCAAACCAAGGTCAGCAAAATTGGGGCCAAGGATATGGAGGCAACATGGCGGGTGGCGCGGGCACTGGAGGTGGCACAGGTTCAGTTGCTGTCCCTGGTACTGCTCCCACCGGTGGCCAAGCAATGAATCCCCAAGCATCGGCACAGATGTACCAGCAGTATGCCCAAGCAATGGCAGCTTATGGTCAGCAGcaaaattttggaaattggaGCGGACAGAACATGCAGGGCCAGGGGTATGGTGGTGGTGCCAATACTGGTGGGAACTTCGGCTGGAACCAAGGCGGTCAGTGGGGTAACCAAGGTGGTATGAACCAGGGCCAGAACCAGATGTGGAATCAAAATCAGCAGGGGCAAGGCCAAGGAAACTTTCAGGGTGGGAATAGAGGAGGAATGAATCAGCAGGGTTGGGGGAACAACAATATGCCAATGGGGAACCAGGGAGGCGGAGGTGGTAATGCAAACCAACGCGGTCAGTGGGGCAACATTGGAAATCAGAATTCTGGTGGAAATTGGGGGAATCAGAATCAGGGCAGGTCTCCAAAACAAGGTGGTGGAAACTGGAACCAAATggatggtggtggtgatgatgatgatgagtggGACAACGAATCCATGGATGGCAGTGTTGGTCAAAAGCGCAAGCATCGGGGTGGGCAGAAGCTTCGGAATAGACGGATGCTACAGGACCAGCGACAGCAAGAGAAACGTGGCGGTGGAAATAAACAAGTCGGTAGCACCAATCCAAATCCAAATAAGAGACAGCGGATTGCCATGGGCATAGAAAATCCAAATGGTATTAGCCAGGGAGGAAACCAGGGCGGAAACCGCAACAAGTGGGGTaaaggtggtggtggtggtggtgtaggTGGTAAACAGAAAGAACGTGGAGGTGGCCAGTGGGGACAAAAACAGCAAAAACCACCGGGTCTGCAACATCAAGCAAACCAATGGGGCGAAGGAAGCCCAGCCGATATGCAGAACATTCAAAACAGAATCACAAAAATTGCTGATAGAGTCACCAAAAAGTTGGCCATGGCCAATTCTGATGAAGACAAATTTGACTTCATTGAGGAATTCATCAAGGAGTCGGCCGAGACCCGAGGTGAGGCGCTGTTCAAGTTTGAAACAATCCTCAACAAGATGAAAATGATGTCGACCCTTGTGTTCTTGCGTGATCCGAATAACTCGTCAGTCTGCCGATTGTACATAAATGACATTTACATTGCCCAGGGTTTCGGCCTGAACCAGACAAAGTCGAAAGGAAATTGTTACGCGATGTCTGATGATTTGTTCAAAGAGCGTAACTGGCGTTCGAAACTGGTATGCGACGAGAAGTTGCGTCAAGACACATTCCTAAACGACGATGTTGACATAACATTCATCAGCTACCCTGAGGAGCACAAGACGCTTGAGACGACACAGTTCAACTGTCCGCAGTGGGTGACTTCCGAGTGGTCTGGCATCGTTTTGTTGGAGAAGACTGGTGTATTCCAGGGAGCCAATGGTATCCTGAAGCAGAGTGCTGAGTTCAATAAGATGGTCCTTGAATATGATTACGTGGAGCCTGAGAAATCGGTTTGCAA GTGTCAGGTGTTGATCCAGAACACATGCCTTGGCAAGGCTGAGAAGTCCAAGCGGAACAAGGCAAAGAGTGCAGCGTCGCACGAAGCTCTGAAGAAAATCAAGGAGACGAATTGGACTATCAAG ATCATAAGGACGGAATTCCCTGCGTGTGGGAATATCGTGCGCAGGAAGACACCAATGGTTGTTCAGCCTATCGAGGAAGATTCTACAAAAGCTAAGACTGAAGACGATGATGAGAAAAAGGACGGCAAAATCGAACCAAAGCTTTCGCTCGATGATTTCCTGAAAATGGATGGAGAGGAGGCTAAAAAGGAGGTCACCGAGTCGACAGAACTGGCTCAAACCACCAtggaagaagatgaggtgaATGAGTCTGGGTTCACCCCACCGAAAGCCAATCTCACCCCCAGTGATGTCTACACCGAGGAGGAGTTGAATACAAGGAATACGGAATTCTACGCGTGGGCCGCTCCGCAGACTGCACTGGATAAGTTGGTGACCATGATCGACGCATACAAAGCAAAGGATAGCGTCGATGATTTGATCCTGTCCGGTTTCAATGTTGATGAGCGGCACCATGTTTTGAATTACTGTAAGTATATCGGTTTGGCTTGTGCTCCAAAGAGGTGGTATGATGATGTGTATTTGTTCATCAGTTTGATCTTGGAGCCCCAGGTTCTGCTCGACAGAATTATGGCGCTCGGTGGGAAGACTGATAAATATGAGTTGGTTCCGCCCACTGGTACTGAGGAGCCTGTTGTTGATGATGAGATGGCTGAGGTTCAGGCAGCCATGGCATATGTCCCAGAACAGACAAATGGAAAAGCTTCTGAAACTGATGTTAAAACTG CTGTTGAAACGGCCACTGAAACAGCAGTTGAAACGGCTGCTGAAACAGCAGTTGAAACAGCAGTTGAAACAGCCGCTGAAACAGCAGTTGAAACGACTGCTGAAACAGCAGTCGAAACGGCCGCTGAAACAGCAGTCGAAACGGCCGCTGAAACAGCAGTCGAAACGGCCGCTGAAACAGCAGTTGAAATGGCCGCTGAAACAGCAGTTGAAACAGCAGTTGAAACAGAAGAGCCAAAGGCTGCTGAGTAG